GCTTCATATTtcctacacacaaaaaacaaacaaatgaaaaataaaaaataatgttttttcttcttgttattaatttaaccttttagtTTTTATGTAATGTTGCTGACATACAcatgagtaaaaaatataattatcCCAGTAAATCACTGTACTGTTCACTCAAATAACATTAGTGGAAAGGGAAGATTGAGAGCAAGCACTAAAGTGAAAGACGCTGTAAAAGGAAGTTGAAACGTGCTCACATGCCCATGTTACATGTGGCCATGTTCTCTAtccttaaagaagtccagacagacacacaaacaggtagGTCTGCAACTATCTGCTTAACCCTTTCACATAATGCAATTAATTTGGTAACTAGGTTGAAATACACAGGAGGTTTATAAAGTTGTTTTTAACATGCTAATTTCTTGTAGAAACATCTGTTTGTTGAACGGTTTTTGCAAGACTGTacaaacattcacattttttcCTTTACAGTCTAATGTCTATAATTTGACATTTGCacttgtacatttttttttcacaacctAACTTAATAACAGGAATATAAACATTAGGAGACTATCTTCTTGCTCATTTTGTGTCTTTATAGATTAGAGTCAAAACTAGTTACAATGGAGGGGAGTCAGAGACCACAATTCATCTGTGGACTGCGATACATAACAATAGGTGAGAGAGTGATGTGTTAAGTTTTTGCAGACATTTAAAGTTGGTGGATACTGATTtgtgactgaaaacatgctgtgttTGCCTCCTTCAGGGcttactttgttttttctttactttataTTTATTGGTCAAGGGATGATTGGTAAGCAAGACATCCTCTTATTTCCATTCTGAgattgaatttatttttatgagCTAGACAATGTTTGAAAAATCAAATCTTTATCTTTGTGCCCCACAGGTTCAGGTGTATTTGACTGTCCCAGACAGCCTTTTATCTCCCTCTACATGTCCCTGTATGGGATCATACCGGTCTTCTTGGCACTGAGCTTATGGTGTAACTGGTGCAATGGTGTCTGTTGGTCTGTAACCACCATCTTCTTCTGTTGCTGGTTTATTGCTGGTAAGCTTTTAAAAAGTGCCCATTTTTACAAATTATTAGATCACAGTGTTGGCTGGAGTGAGAACAAGATGGTTTCTTACTCCAAACCCCCAaaatttaacatgttttattgaGTTTAGAGATTTTGGATATCCTTAAAAgggtcatctcaggcacacagATGTGACTGTTAGCACagataccccccccccccaaaaaactcttttaaagctcttttttgcctttctgtctttgttttttttttgtttttgttttttacaggtAGCATCGTCATCTACTCCATTTATGAACCCAAGTACGACAAGACTACTGCACAGCCTGATCTCTACTGCAACAAGACGCTCTACCTGTTCGCATTTTGGTTCACCAACATGACCTACATACTATTAGCACTGATCTTTTTATCCTATTGCTGTTGTAGACAACGAGGTGATGGTGATAATGAGACTCAAACACTTGTGCGGTAATAAATAGAGACGAAGCAAACTTAATTAAAAAGATAAACATACACTGTAAGTTAAATGAGGGCAAATGGTGCATTTAAAGGCAGTTTTCCTGTGTATCTTATGTAGGTATAATTAAATGTTCTAATGAGCAATGTACATGTTTGATCTTTTATCAGAGAAGAATGACAATTTATACTCTAAGTAATTAATGTTGGaggtttacttttttaaaaatacttttgcAGCAGTACTCTGTTACGTAATGACATCCTTAGATATGAATAATAtccttttttccttcccattgatTCTCTAATAGCTCAGTTTTATAAGCTTGTGAGCGCAGAAATACCAAATGTGTGAGGCTGAATTCTTAGGAAACATCATAGAAATACTTAGAGAATATATTTTTTGATCCAGTAACAAAATCAGAGAAAACATGGAGTCTTGAGTGAAATGATCATTAATCATAAGTAATACATGTACATAAAAATGTCAATGTAAAGTGTACAGTGCCTTTACATTTCTCCAGGAAGATCAGAAATAGGtttattaaaatgtacaaaCATACAAGGAAACATACAGTATCCAAGGCAAGAAAGTTTTTATagttctaacaagcttgaatgtcaatatttggtatgataACCTTTATTCCTCAACACGGGCTTTCTTTATGtattcttcaggaatagttctccaggcttcttcaaggacattcaaagctgccctttggtttttttttctgtcaagatgattGTATCCCCCTCATTGGTGCAAAAATAcctttataaaaaatatattttgatcAATCTCAACAGTCAGAGAATGTACAGTCTGTAATGATTATTGGTTACAGATGTAACCCTTCATTGGTGCAAAGATAccattttatgtctgtcaaattGTTTTCGCTTTGCTATTTTCAatagattcaacagaaaaaattgaaataatttatgtgtttgtgtggctgGCTTTGGGGTTTTTGTTATGTATAGACACAACACAGCCTTTTTCATGCTTTAGTGACTCACAGATCAGTGTTAAGTTgcttaataaacaaaaaaaacatctctaATTGTAAAaggaatgaaaataaatgaaaaagcagccaatatcCAAAGTCTAACTGCTTAGAAATACATCATAAAGAAACAAGGCGTGGCTGAAGACTTTTACACAGTGCTGAATTTGATGTAATTTAATGTAATATGTCTATGTTAATGTTACAAAATGCATGCAATCCTAAAATtaacatgaataaaatattattttttaaaatgactgtCCTTATCTGACACCATCTTCTTTTATCCTGGTCAGCTGTTAAAAGAATGATACTGTCATAGTATTTTTCACACTCAACagtcaattaaaaaaagatttacagTGGGAACTAAAACAGGGAATATATTTTAGAAAAACAGGCAAACCTCGTCCTGTGGAGAAATATGACATAAAAATGTTTATGTAGCGAGGTCTTAGCGGGTTAGGACAAATGAGAGGAAGTGTTCCTCTCCTGAGGTTTTGCTGTCACAGACACATTGTCAGTCATGTTTTTCTCTGGTCTGTCAATGCAAAAGAGCTCCttagaaataaatgtaaaaaaggaTTTTATGTAATGTTGCTCACATACaaacaaatgattaaaaacataattatcTCAGTAAATGGctggatgaaaaacaaaaacaaaaaaacaaagtgaaagacgCTGTAAAAGGAAGTTGAAACAACATGCTCACATGCCCGTGTTATATGTGGCCATGTTCCTGCAACAGTCCCTTTCAAGGAAGTCCtgccagacacacaaacaggttgGTCTGCAACAGTCTGTATAATGCTTTCAGCTTTCACACTTCAATTTGCTAACTATTTTGACACAGGTACGATGTTTACAAGCTTTCTAAAGTGGATTTCTTATAGAATATCTGTTTGTTGAACTTTTTTGGGTATCCAATAACTATTCAGATTTTAGAATTGACAATTTTCTCTTTCACAGACTACTATTTGTGACTTGAAATTCTTCTGTACACTACAAAAGACAATTAGTAAAAAGTAGGTAACACCATGCTTTTACaggtttttccttcattttaaaT
The sequence above is a segment of the Oreochromis aureus strain Israel breed Guangdong linkage group 3, ZZ_aureus, whole genome shotgun sequence genome. Coding sequences within it:
- the LOC116330748 gene encoding transmembrane protein 272-like, with translation MEGSQRPQFICGLRYITIGLTLFFLYFIFIGQGMIGSGVFDCPRQPFISLYMSLYGIIPVFLALSLWCNWCNGVCWSVTTIFFCCWFIAGSIVIYSIYEPKYDKTTAQPDLYCNKTLYLFAFWFTNMTYILLALIFLSYCCCRQRGDGDNETQTLVR